In Rosa chinensis cultivar Old Blush chromosome 1, RchiOBHm-V2, whole genome shotgun sequence, a genomic segment contains:
- the LOC112181747 gene encoding uncharacterized protein LOC112181747: MKPKSKGRSSNNTDQSLGKHDTASCYDFTKLKEALHLAHSSLINNLAVNDSIAMQNGSPASCVYDFSKVAEALAVMDKEALDALSFSQRRKDFSKSIKKNSDNEEVAVDDLALGQRLGIGRRRIPRTKKNRDDLKVKKAEHKRILEEMKTKRWKDMFLLTLRSLKKCS, from the coding sequence ATGAAGCCAAAATCGAAAGGTCGGTCAAGTAATAATACTGATCAATCCCTAGGGAAGCATGATACTGCTTCCTGCTATGATTTCACCAAGTTGAAAGAGGCACTACATTTAGCACACAGCTCTCTCATCAATAATCTTGCAGTTAATGACTCCATTGCTATGCAGAATGGGAGTCCCGCATCATGCGTTTATGACTTCAGCAAGGTGGCCGAGGCACTGGCTGTGATGGATAAAGAGGCTCTAGATGCTCTTTCATTCAGTCAAAGGAGGAAAGACTTCTCAAAATCGATCAAGAAAAATAGTGACAATGAGGAAGTGGCTGTAGATGATCTTGCACTAGGTCAGAGGCTGGGGATTGGAAGGAGACGCATCCCAAGAACCAAGAAGAACAGAGATGATCTCAAGGTAAAGAAAGCAGAACATAAAAGGATTCTTGAGGAGATGAAGACAAAGAGATGGAAAGACATGTTCCTTTTAACTCTGAGATCACTAAAGAAGTGCAGCTAA